In Geminocystis sp. NIES-3708, a single window of DNA contains:
- a CDS encoding YdcF family protein, whose product MNFLFLSKLLPLLLYPLGLVFLLLIIVLILWWKYPRWLPIPLLLACCILFIGGNPWISNLLVKSLEWQYISTIEELPTAEAIVILGGSVKPMIPPRATIEISESGDRVIYGAKLYKTGKSSLIIPSGGRISWRGGGENIPSEAEDMTELLLMFDIPESDIIKEGDSFNTYDNAVNTRKILEKLNLNHILLVTSALHMPRAVKIFEKQNIRVTPAPTDYLVIHQDFSEEDNWQNIVINLFPDSAHLNNTTLAIKEYIGIIVYKLKGWL is encoded by the coding sequence ATGAACTTTTTATTTTTATCTAAATTATTACCTCTTTTATTGTATCCTCTGGGATTGGTATTTTTACTCTTAATTATTGTCTTAATTTTGTGGTGGAAATATCCCCGTTGGCTACCAATTCCTCTTCTTCTTGCCTGTTGTATTTTGTTTATTGGCGGCAACCCTTGGATAAGTAATTTATTAGTTAAATCTTTAGAATGGCAATATATCTCAACTATTGAAGAATTACCAACAGCCGAAGCTATCGTCATTTTAGGAGGAAGTGTTAAGCCAATGATACCCCCTCGTGCAACGATTGAAATTTCAGAATCAGGTGATCGAGTGATTTATGGTGCTAAATTATATAAAACTGGGAAGTCTTCTTTAATTATTCCTTCAGGAGGCAGAATCTCTTGGCGAGGCGGCGGTGAGAATATTCCTTCGGAAGCTGAGGATATGACGGAATTACTGTTAATGTTTGATATTCCCGAATCAGATATTATCAAAGAAGGTGACTCTTTCAACACTTATGATAATGCCGTTAATACTAGGAAAATTTTAGAGAAGTTAAATCTTAATCATATTTTGTTAGTTACCTCAGCATTACATATGCCAAGGGCTGTAAAAATTTTTGAAAAGCAAAATATTAGGGTAACACCAGCACCTACAGACTATCTTGTTATTCACCAAGACTTTTCAGAAGAAGATAATTGGCAAAATATTGTCATTAATCTTTTTCCAGATTCTGCACACTTAAACAACACAACTTTAGCCATAAAAGAATATATTGGTATCATTGTCTATAAACTGAAAGGATGGTTATAA
- a CDS encoding response regulator — protein sequence MNTVLIVEDDPINMKVFSKILTKRGGLQVKGTENVDEVMEIARSGNAKIILMDVSLANSYYQGEAVDGIKITQLLKADNKTKHIPIILVTAHAMRGDKDNFLAESGANGYISKPIVDHQDFVDTVKGMINS from the coding sequence ATGAACACAGTTTTAATTGTAGAAGATGATCCCATTAACATGAAAGTTTTTTCTAAAATTCTCACTAAACGAGGGGGATTACAGGTAAAAGGCACAGAAAATGTTGATGAAGTTATGGAGATCGCCCGTTCTGGAAATGCTAAAATTATTCTTATGGATGTATCCTTAGCTAATAGTTATTATCAAGGAGAAGCCGTTGATGGGATCAAAATTACTCAACTATTAAAAGCTGATAACAAAACTAAGCATATTCCTATTATTCTTGTAACTGCTCATGCTATGCGAGGAGATAAAGATAATTTTTTGGCAGAAAGTGGTGCAAATGGTTATATTTCTAAACCAATAGTTGATCATCAAGATTTTGTTGATACAGTTAAGGGGATGATTAATAGTTAA
- a CDS encoding DASH family cryptochrome: MSRILIWFRNDLRIHDQAILIHGIEHNPEIIIPIYCFDERQFSTTSFGFPKTGKFRAKFLIEAVTDLRKSLQKIGNNLIIRKGIPENIIPQIAIENKIDLVCFSAEATAEEIKVEKKLSKKLSQVNIRIKSIWQSTLYHPEELPYSIADIPDLFTNFRKKVEAKSKIYYCLKTPQKLPSIPTIEIGNIPSLQDLGLEDYQLSSKSVLTFQGGETKAIDRLNHYFWEKDCLKNYKQTRNGMLGSDYSSKLSPWLALGCISPRYIYQQVKKYEEERVKNDSTYWLIFELLWRDFFRFTAVKYGNQIFYKSGLQNISLPWQENWSIFELWCEGQTGYPLIDANMRELKSTGFMSNRGRQNVASFLTKNLGINWQMGAQWFESMLIDYDVCSNWGNWNYTAGIGNDARGFRYFNIPKQSKDYDYQGNYLRHWLPEIAQIKGEKIHQPWTLSPHEQKQFNIQLGVNYPLPMVDFFPSIKNNQKVYLNYTS, encoded by the coding sequence ATGAGTAGAATTTTAATTTGGTTTCGTAACGATTTAAGAATTCATGATCAAGCAATTTTAATTCATGGGATTGAACATAATCCTGAAATAATTATCCCTATTTATTGCTTTGATGAACGACAATTTTCAACCACTTCTTTTGGTTTTCCAAAGACAGGTAAATTTAGAGCCAAATTTTTAATCGAAGCCGTTACAGATTTAAGAAAATCATTACAAAAGATAGGGAATAATTTAATTATTAGAAAAGGTATTCCTGAAAATATTATTCCTCAAATTGCCATAGAAAATAAAATAGATTTAGTTTGTTTTTCAGCAGAGGCTACTGCCGAAGAAATTAAAGTGGAGAAAAAATTAAGCAAAAAATTAAGTCAAGTAAATATCAGGATAAAATCTATTTGGCAATCAACTTTATATCACCCTGAAGAATTACCATATTCAATAGCAGATATTCCTGATTTATTTACTAACTTTCGGAAAAAAGTAGAGGCAAAAAGTAAGATTTATTATTGTTTAAAAACTCCTCAAAAATTGCCATCAATTCCTACTATAGAAATAGGTAATATTCCCTCTTTACAAGACTTAGGTTTAGAAGATTATCAACTCTCTTCAAAATCAGTTTTAACTTTTCAAGGGGGAGAAACAAAAGCAATTGATAGACTAAATCATTATTTTTGGGAAAAAGACTGTCTCAAAAATTATAAACAAACTCGTAACGGAATGTTAGGCAGTGATTATTCTTCTAAATTGTCTCCTTGGTTGGCTTTAGGTTGTATTTCCCCTCGTTATATTTATCAACAAGTAAAAAAGTATGAGGAAGAAAGAGTTAAAAATGACTCTACTTATTGGCTAATTTTTGAATTATTATGGCGAGATTTTTTTCGTTTTACCGCCGTTAAATATGGTAATCAAATATTTTATAAATCTGGCTTACAAAATATATCTCTTCCTTGGCAAGAAAATTGGTCAATATTTGAATTATGGTGCGAGGGACAAACAGGCTACCCCTTGATTGATGCTAATATGAGAGAATTAAAATCCACAGGTTTTATGTCTAATAGAGGAAGACAGAATGTAGCTAGTTTTTTAACCAAAAATTTGGGTATAAATTGGCAAATGGGTGCGCAATGGTTTGAGTCTATGTTAATTGATTATGACGTGTGTAGTAATTGGGGAAATTGGAATTATACTGCGGGTATTGGTAATGATGCTAGAGGTTTTCGTTATTTTAATATTCCGAAACAATCCAAAGATTATGATTATCAAGGAAATTATTTACGTCATTGGTTACCTGAAATTGCTCAAATAAAAGGGGAAAAAATACATCAACCTTGGACATTATCACCTCACGAACAGAAACAATTTAATATACAATTAGGAGTTAACTATCCTCTTCCTATGGTGGACTTTTTTCCATCGATAAAAAATAATCAAAAAGTGTACCTAAATTATACTTCATGA
- the rsmH gene encoding 16S rRNA (cytosine(1402)-N(4))-methyltransferase RsmH encodes MLKTEANFIHESVLPKEIIDSLNIIDNASYLDVTLGAGGHTNLILSHNNTVKVMAIDRDIQALHFAQKNLENYGNRVDFWQGNFANFQPLNLRFDGIIADLGVSSPQLDQGERGFSFRHDGDLDMRMDTSQSLMAKDIVNRWQEKQLADLIYLYGEERLSRRIAKTIIEKRPFSTTLELANAIASCVPSKYRHGKIHPATRTFQALRIKVNDELASLEKFLQIAPSWLKPEGRIAVISFHSLEDRIVKNQFRDHPNLKIITKKPIIPSIEEQKSNPRSRSAKLRVAYRI; translated from the coding sequence ATGTTAAAAACAGAAGCAAATTTTATTCATGAATCAGTTTTACCTAAAGAAATAATTGATTCTTTAAACATTATTGATAATGCAAGTTATTTAGACGTAACTTTAGGTGCTGGAGGACATACTAACTTAATTTTATCTCATAATAATACCGTAAAAGTAATGGCGATCGATAGAGACATTCAAGCATTGCATTTTGCTCAAAAAAATCTCGAAAATTACGGTAATAGAGTTGATTTTTGGCAAGGAAACTTTGCTAATTTTCAACCACTAAATCTCAGATTTGATGGCATTATAGCGGATTTAGGTGTTAGTTCACCACAATTAGACCAAGGGGAAAGAGGTTTCAGTTTTCGTCATGACGGTGACTTAGATATGCGAATGGATACCAGTCAATCTCTGATGGCAAAAGATATTGTCAATCGTTGGCAGGAAAAACAACTAGCCGATTTAATTTATCTTTATGGAGAAGAAAGACTTTCTCGACGTATCGCTAAAACTATTATCGAAAAACGTCCTTTTTCTACTACTCTTGAATTAGCAAATGCGATCGCTTCTTGTGTACCAAGTAAATATCGTCATGGTAAAATACATCCAGCCACTCGTACTTTTCAGGCATTAAGAATTAAAGTAAATGACGAATTAGCTTCTTTAGAGAAATTTTTACAAATAGCACCTAGTTGGTTAAAACCAGAAGGAAGAATTGCCGTGATAAGTTTTCATAGCTTAGAAGATCGTATCGTTAAAAATCAATTTAGAGATCATCCCAATCTAAAAATAATCACAAAAAAGCCAATTATACCTAGTATAGAAGAACAAAAATCGAATCCTCGTTCTCGATCTGCTAAATTAAGAGTTGCTTATCGTATTTAG
- the gloA gene encoding lactoylglutathione lyase: MRILHTMLRVGNLEKSLDFYCNILGMKLLRQKDYPDGKFTLAFVGYGDETSNTVIELTHNWDTTSYDIGTGYGHIALGVDDIYDTCEQIKSLGGKVTREPGAMKHGSTLIAFVEDPDGYKIELIQISSQAR, translated from the coding sequence ATGCGTATTTTACACACAATGTTAAGAGTGGGAAACCTTGAAAAATCCCTTGATTTCTACTGCAATATTTTAGGAATGAAATTATTACGTCAAAAAGACTATCCTGATGGTAAATTTACCCTTGCTTTTGTTGGTTATGGTGATGAAACTTCTAATACTGTCATTGAACTTACTCACAATTGGGATACAACAAGTTATGATATTGGTACTGGTTATGGTCATATTGCTTTAGGGGTTGATGATATTTACGATACTTGTGAGCAAATTAAATCTTTAGGTGGTAAAGTTACTAGAGAACCCGGTGCAATGAAACATGGTTCAACATTAATCGCTTTCGTAGAAGATCCTGATGGTTATAAAATTGAGTTAATTCAAATATCTTCTCAAGCAAGATAA
- the glyS gene encoding glycine--tRNA ligase subunit beta, whose product MANFLLEIGTEELPADFINSAISQWQNKIEQNLKDEFLSAHNINIYATPRRLGVLIEGLEEKQADREEEIKGPPISTAFKDGKPTSAAEGFARKQGVSVADFQVKATDKGEFIFINKKTVGEKTTTILQKLIPQWIIGLEGRRFMRWADGDLRFPRPIRSLISLWDNDILPIELVSGSTTIKSDRITCGHRVLHPNTVNISSAKAYVDSLQKASVLVDVKNRRQKIEGEIKILADTVGGKAEIYPDLLAEVTNLVEYPTAVLGKFEQEFLQLPSEVISTVMVKHQRYFPIRDEKGDLMPYFITISNGDPQKSEIIATGNAKVIRARLADAQFFYQADCDEHLETYLPQLENVTFQEDLGSMHDKVNRIIAISQQITEQLNLHDTQRIEVESTASLCKADLVTQMVYEFPELQGIMGEKYALVSGESPTVAKGIFEHYLPKNSGDVLPQTLNGQIVGISDRLDTIVGIIGLGMMPSGSSDPFALKRAANGIINIAWHGNLHLNLYQLLSQACEEFVTAHSEKESPLNIIKEFFIQRINTLLQDELKIDYDLVNAVLGDNDQEYIERALNNLLDVRDRALFLQQIRNNGILSQIYETVNRSTKLATKGTLNTQELEPKNIINPNLFESVSEQEFYQALEKLNPITKQAKAESNYKLLTDALLKINPQVSNFFDGENSVLVMAENEEVKTNRLNLLGLLRNNSRILADFGAIVT is encoded by the coding sequence ATGGCTAACTTCCTTTTAGAAATTGGAACTGAAGAACTACCAGCAGATTTTATTAATAGTGCTATTAGTCAATGGCAAAATAAGATTGAACAAAATTTGAAGGATGAATTTTTATCTGCTCATAATATTAACATCTATGCTACTCCTCGACGTTTAGGAGTCTTGATTGAAGGTTTAGAAGAAAAACAAGCTGATAGGGAAGAAGAAATAAAAGGGCCTCCTATTTCCACGGCTTTTAAGGATGGTAAACCAACTTCTGCGGCAGAAGGTTTTGCTCGTAAACAAGGAGTTTCTGTGGCTGATTTTCAGGTAAAAGCTACAGATAAAGGAGAATTTATTTTTATCAACAAAAAAACTGTTGGAGAAAAAACTACTACTATTTTACAAAAGTTAATTCCTCAATGGATTATCGGATTGGAGGGTAGAAGATTTATGCGTTGGGCGGATGGTGATTTACGGTTTCCTCGCCCTATTCGTAGTTTAATTTCTCTTTGGGATAATGATATTTTACCCATTGAGTTGGTAAGCGGCTCAACTACTATCAAGAGTGATCGTATTACATGTGGTCATAGAGTATTACATCCTAATACTGTTAATATTTCATCTGCCAAAGCTTATGTTGATTCTCTACAAAAAGCATCAGTGTTAGTCGATGTAAAAAATCGTAGGCAAAAGATTGAAGGAGAAATCAAGATTTTAGCTGATACTGTTGGCGGAAAAGCCGAAATTTATCCTGATTTATTGGCAGAAGTAACTAATTTAGTCGAATATCCTACTGCTGTTTTAGGGAAATTTGAGCAGGAATTTTTACAGTTACCTTCGGAAGTTATTTCTACGGTAATGGTTAAACATCAACGTTATTTTCCTATTAGGGATGAAAAAGGAGATTTAATGCCCTATTTTATCACTATTTCTAATGGAGATCCTCAAAAATCAGAGATTATCGCCACTGGAAATGCTAAAGTAATTCGAGCTAGATTAGCAGATGCTCAATTTTTCTATCAAGCTGATTGTGATGAACATTTAGAGACTTATTTACCCCAGCTAGAAAATGTAACTTTTCAGGAAGATTTAGGCTCAATGCACGATAAAGTCAATCGTATTATCGCCATTAGTCAACAAATTACAGAACAATTAAACTTACATGATACACAACGTATAGAGGTAGAAAGTACGGCTTCTTTATGTAAAGCAGATTTAGTTACTCAAATGGTATATGAATTTCCTGAATTACAGGGTATTATGGGGGAAAAATATGCTCTTGTCAGTGGTGAATCTCCCACAGTAGCAAAAGGAATTTTTGAGCATTATTTACCTAAAAATTCAGGAGATGTTTTACCACAAACTCTTAATGGACAAATCGTTGGTATTAGCGATCGCCTTGATACTATAGTGGGTATAATTGGTTTAGGAATGATGCCTAGTGGTTCAAGTGATCCTTTTGCCTTGAAAAGAGCGGCTAATGGTATTATTAATATTGCATGGCACGGTAATCTTCACTTAAATTTATATCAATTATTAAGTCAAGCCTGTGAAGAATTTGTCACAGCACATTCTGAAAAAGAATCACCTTTAAATATTATTAAAGAGTTTTTTATTCAAAGAATTAATACTCTTTTACAAGACGAATTAAAAATTGATTATGATTTAGTAAATGCTGTTTTGGGAGATAATGATCAAGAATACATTGAAAGGGCTTTAAATAATCTTTTAGATGTCCGAGATAGAGCTTTATTTTTACAGCAAATTCGTAATAATGGTATTCTCAGTCAAATTTATGAAACTGTAAATAGATCAACTAAATTAGCTACTAAAGGCACTTTAAATACTCAAGAATTAGAGCCTAAAAATATCATAAACCCCAATTTATTTGAGTCTGTTTCTGAACAAGAATTTTATCAAGCGTTAGAAAAATTAAACCCCATTACTAAACAAGCTAAAGCTGAAAGTAACTATAAATTATTAACAGATGCTTTATTAAAAATTAATCCTCAAGTTAGTAACTTTTTTGATGGTGAAAATAGCGTTTTGGTTATGGCAGAAAATGAAGAGGTAAAAACTAATCGTCTTAATTTGTTAGGATTATTACGTAATAATAGTCGTATTTTGGCTGATTTTGGTGCGATCGTAACATGA
- the aspS gene encoding aspartate--tRNA ligase: MRTNYCGDLRLEHLDKIVTVYGWVDRRRDHGGVIFIDLRDRSGIVQIVSDPQRTPESYQNAESLRNEYVVKITGKVFQRPSESLNPKLPTGEIEIYATEIQLLNAVGKQLPFQVSTIEDENVREDLRLKYRYLDLRRERMSRNLVLRHQVVKAMRRFLEDEQNFLEIETPVLTRSTPEGARDYLVPSRVNEGQWYALPQSPQLFKQLLMVSGFDRYYQIARCFRDEDLRADRQPEFTQLDMEMSFMSENEIIELNEALICHIFKNVKNIDLPRPFPRLTYAEAMNKYGSDRPDTRFGLELVDVSDIMKDSGFKVFASAISNGGKVKVLPIPDGNDKISNVRIKPGGDLFTEATIAGAKGIAYIRVRENGEIDTIGAIKDNLTPEQKQTLLDKTKAKNGDLLLFSAGDTATVNKSLDRLRLVIGQQLGLIDEDQMNLVWITEFPMFEWNADEKRLEALHHPFTAPNPEDLQDLSNARALAYDLVLNGIEIGGGSLRIYQREIQEKVFATIGLSAEEAKNKFGFLLEAFEYGTPPHGGIAYGLDRLVMLLAKEDSIRDVIAFPKTQQASCLLTEAPAEVDSKQLKELHIASTFKPKKS; encoded by the coding sequence ATGAGAACTAATTATTGTGGCGACTTACGCCTTGAGCATTTAGATAAAATTGTAACTGTTTATGGTTGGGTTGATCGAAGACGAGATCACGGTGGTGTTATTTTTATTGATTTACGTGATCGCTCTGGGATAGTACAAATAGTTAGTGATCCTCAACGTACTCCTGAATCATATCAAAATGCCGAAAGTTTGCGCAATGAATATGTAGTTAAAATTACAGGAAAAGTATTTCAACGCCCTTCAGAATCTCTCAATCCCAAATTGCCTACAGGAGAAATCGAAATTTATGCCACAGAAATTCAGTTACTCAATGCAGTGGGTAAACAGTTACCCTTCCAAGTTTCCACCATTGAAGACGAAAATGTTAGGGAAGATTTAAGACTCAAATATCGCTATTTAGATTTAAGACGAGAACGGATGAGTCGCAACTTAGTATTACGTCATCAAGTGGTTAAGGCAATGCGTCGATTCTTAGAAGATGAGCAAAATTTCCTAGAAATCGAAACACCAGTACTAACTAGATCCACTCCTGAAGGAGCAAGAGATTATCTTGTGCCGTCGAGGGTAAATGAAGGACAATGGTATGCCTTACCTCAATCACCACAGTTATTTAAGCAATTGTTGATGGTGTCAGGATTTGATCGCTATTATCAGATTGCAAGATGTTTCAGAGATGAAGATTTACGGGCAGATAGGCAACCCGAATTTACTCAATTAGATATGGAAATGAGCTTCATGTCCGAAAACGAAATAATTGAGCTTAACGAGGCTTTAATCTGTCATATCTTCAAAAATGTCAAAAATATTGATTTACCCCGTCCTTTTCCTCGTTTAACCTATGCAGAAGCCATGAATAAGTATGGCAGCGATCGCCCAGATACTCGTTTTGGCTTAGAATTAGTCGATGTATCTGACATTATGAAAGATTCAGGGTTTAAAGTTTTTGCTTCAGCTATTTCTAATGGTGGAAAAGTGAAAGTGTTACCTATTCCTGATGGTAACGATAAAATTTCTAACGTTAGGATAAAACCCGGTGGGGATTTATTTACTGAAGCAACCATTGCAGGGGCTAAGGGTATTGCTTATATTAGAGTTAGAGAAAATGGTGAAATTGATACCATTGGAGCGATAAAAGATAATCTTACTCCTGAGCAAAAACAGACACTATTAGATAAAACTAAAGCAAAAAATGGTGATTTACTGTTATTCAGTGCTGGAGATACCGCAACAGTCAATAAATCTCTTGATCGCTTAAGATTAGTAATAGGTCAACAACTAGGCTTAATCGATGAAGATCAAATGAACTTAGTCTGGATAACAGAATTTCCAATGTTTGAGTGGAATGCCGATGAAAAACGTCTCGAAGCCTTACATCATCCTTTTACTGCACCTAATCCAGAGGATTTACAAGACTTATCCAATGCCCGTGCTTTAGCCTATGATTTAGTATTAAATGGCATCGAAATCGGGGGTGGAAGTTTAAGAATTTATCAACGGGAAATCCAAGAAAAAGTATTTGCTACTATTGGTTTATCAGCAGAAGAAGCTAAAAATAAATTTGGCTTTTTATTAGAAGCTTTTGAATATGGTACACCACCTCATGGAGGTATTGCTTATGGACTTGATCGACTGGTAATGTTATTAGCTAAAGAAGATTCCATTAGAGATGTAATTGCCTTCCCGAAAACTCAACAAGCTAGTTGTTTATTAACCGAAGCACCAGCAGAAGTTGACAGTAAACAACTAAAAGAATTACATATTGCTTCTACTTTTAAACCCAAAAAAAGTTAA
- a CDS encoding TIGR03960 family B12-binding radical SAM protein, giving the protein MSIATDTLITPEIFKPARYLGNELGAKHKDFDTAKVRWVLTYPEVYEVGASNLGHIILYNIINAQPRQMCDRAYLPAPDLAMKMRETNTPLFALETKREVKEYDILGFSLSYELGATNILEMLSLADIPLTWQERKDTDYPLIFAGGQTATSNPEPYADFFDFVALGDGEELLPEIGLVIEEGKRDGLTRTELLLDLAQVPGVYVPQFYDMQSDGSVKPNRDDVPERILRRVATPIPAYSIGLVPYVQTVHDRLTIEIRRGCTRGCRFCQPGMLTRPARDVEPEEVVNSIVEGMKQTGFNEFSLLSLSCSDYLSLPAVGIEIKNRLKDENISLSLPSQRVDRFDENIANIIGGTRKTGLTFAPEAGTQRMRDIINKGLTNEELLRGIQTAVREGWNQVKLYFMIGLPGETDEDVIGIVETVKWLRQECRHLTNKRLNFNITISNFTPKPHTPFQWHSVSTSEFLRKRNILRDEFYPVKGVKVNYTDVRISAIEDFVGRGDRNLAPVVRRAWELGAGMDSWWESIDKAYKAWQTAIDEAGLTWKYRLVENGEWNVFEEAEDREQKAEEDMIDYKSQSENQLSTINYSLFTKKLLPWDHLDTGIDKQWLIEDLEKALKEATVPDCAFDGCSSCGVCSPDFGHNIVVTPPPIPDYVGEFKPNQEKAQKIRVWFGKHGNMALVSHLDLVRLFDRAIRRAGIPISYTGGFHPGPKISIALALSLGMTSNGEIVDFENHTSMNIDVFTEKLKAQLPPELPIFRVEELPIKSPKATQILDTAEYIITISADTKISLSSWKNWITQVQNSSEIMMEKTAKTGKKKMVNLRENLDKIFIIDDNFQESEQVKINYLGSAKNDGSLLTPDQVCYMLEQISKENLTLIKAHREQIILANYITQ; this is encoded by the coding sequence ATGTCGATCGCAACTGATACACTAATTACACCAGAAATATTTAAACCTGCCCGTTATTTAGGCAACGAATTAGGGGCAAAACATAAAGACTTCGACACAGCAAAGGTTCGATGGGTGTTGACTTATCCCGAAGTTTATGAGGTAGGAGCGTCAAATTTAGGGCATATTATTCTCTACAATATCATTAACGCTCAACCAAGGCAAATGTGCGATCGAGCTTACCTACCTGCGCCCGACTTGGCAATGAAGATGAGAGAAACCAATACCCCTTTATTTGCCCTAGAAACGAAACGAGAGGTTAAAGAATACGATATTTTAGGATTTAGCTTGAGTTATGAACTGGGAGCGACTAATATCTTAGAAATGCTGAGTTTAGCTGATATTCCCTTGACTTGGCAAGAAAGAAAAGATACCGATTACCCTTTGATATTTGCAGGAGGACAAACGGCAACCTCAAATCCTGAGCCTTATGCAGACTTTTTTGACTTCGTGGCTTTAGGTGACGGGGAGGAATTGTTACCTGAAATTGGTTTAGTTATTGAAGAAGGCAAACGAGATGGTTTAACTAGAACAGAATTACTATTGGATTTAGCACAAGTGCCGGGGGTATATGTGCCTCAATTCTATGATATGCAATCCGATGGCAGTGTCAAGCCTAATCGTGATGATGTGCCGGAAAGGATTTTAAGACGGGTAGCTACCCCTATACCTGCTTATTCTATAGGATTAGTGCCTTATGTGCAAACGGTACATGATCGCCTTACAATCGAAATTCGTAGAGGTTGCACTAGAGGTTGTCGTTTTTGTCAACCCGGAATGTTAACGCGCCCTGCCAGAGATGTTGAGCCAGAAGAAGTGGTAAATAGCATCGTTGAGGGGATGAAACAAACAGGATTTAACGAATTTAGTCTATTATCTCTTAGTTGCTCTGATTATCTATCATTACCTGCTGTTGGCATTGAAATCAAAAATCGCCTCAAGGATGAAAATATATCTCTCTCCCTTCCTTCCCAAAGAGTTGATCGCTTTGATGAAAACATTGCTAATATTATTGGTGGTACTCGCAAAACTGGCTTAACTTTTGCACCTGAAGCTGGTACGCAACGAATGCGCGATATTATTAACAAAGGGTTAACCAATGAGGAATTATTGCGAGGCATTCAGACGGCGGTAAGGGAGGGTTGGAATCAAGTTAAACTTTACTTTATGATAGGCTTACCGGGAGAAACCGATGAGGATGTTATCGGTATTGTGGAAACTGTTAAATGGTTGCGTCAAGAATGCCGTCATCTTACTAATAAACGCCTTAATTTTAATATCACCATCTCGAATTTTACCCCTAAACCCCATACTCCTTTTCAATGGCATTCTGTTTCTACTTCCGAATTTTTGCGTAAACGTAATATTTTGCGTGATGAATTTTATCCTGTCAAAGGTGTTAAAGTTAATTATACAGATGTACGTATTTCTGCCATAGAGGATTTTGTGGGACGTGGCGATCGTAATTTAGCCCCTGTGGTGCGTCGGGCGTGGGAATTGGGTGCTGGCATGGATTCATGGTGGGAAAGCATCGATAAGGCTTATAAGGCATGGCAAACTGCCATTGATGAGGCAGGGTTAACTTGGAAATATCGACTGGTGGAGAATGGCGAATGGAATGTATTTGAGGAGGCAGAAGACAGAGAGCAGAAGGCAGAAGAAGATATGATAGACTATAAGTCACAATCAGAGAATCAACTATCAACTATCAACTATTCACTATTCACTAAAAAGCTCTTACCGTGGGATCATTTAGATACAGGTATTGATAAACAATGGCTTATAGAAGACTTAGAAAAGGCGTTAAAAGAAGCTACTGTGCCTGATTGTGCCTTTGATGGTTGTAGTAGTTGTGGTGTTTGCAGCCCAGATTTTGGGCATAATATTGTGGTAACTCCTCCTCCCATTCCTGATTATGTAGGGGAGTTTAAGCCTAACCAAGAAAAAGCTCAAAAAATTCGGGTATGGTTTGGCAAACACGGCAATATGGCATTGGTTAGTCATTTAGACTTAGTGCGTTTGTTTGATCGAGCTATCAGACGGGCGGGTATTCCAATCTCTTATACTGGAGGTTTTCATCCTGGACCTAAAATTTCGATCGCATTAGCTTTATCATTAGGGATGACAAGTAATGGAGAAATTGTGGATTTTGAAAATCATACGTCTATGAATATTGATGTATTTACTGAAAAATTAAAGGCACAATTACCTCCAGAATTGCCGATTTTTCGAGTAGAAGAATTACCTATTAAATCTCCTAAAGCTACTCAAATTTTAGATACGGCTGAATATATTATTACCATTTCTGCGGATACTAAAATTAGCCTTTCTTCATGGAAAAATTGGATTACTCAAGTGCAAAACTCGTCAGAAATTATGATGGAAAAAACTGCTAAAACTGGGAAGAAAAAAATGGTTAATTTAAGAGAAAACTTAGATAAAATATTTATAATTGATGATAATTTTCAAGAGTCAGAACAAGTAAAAATTAATTATTTAGGTAGTGCTAAAAATGATGGTAGTTTATTAACTCCTGACCAAGTTTGTTATATGTTAGAACAGATTAGTAAAGAAAATTTAACTCTAATTAAGGCACATCGAGAACAAATTATCTTAGCTAATTATATTACTCAATAA
- a CDS encoding DUF6150 family protein codes for MAKIFVVESSSQSDVKAYKVESSSQADVLVYVVNSNSQAKGDEKWFYVKSPSQADTKVFWVNSASQADIKVKFVDSPSQAKWNKGHPFQRRIG; via the coding sequence ATGGCGAAAATATTTGTTGTCGAATCTAGTAGTCAATCTGATGTTAAAGCATATAAAGTTGAGTCTTCAAGTCAGGCAGATGTGTTAGTTTATGTTGTTAATTCAAATTCTCAAGCTAAGGGTGATGAAAAATGGTTTTATGTCAAATCTCCTAGCCAAGCTGATACTAAAGTTTTTTGGGTGAACTCTGCTAGTCAGGCAGATATAAAGGTGAAATTTGTAGATTCCCCAAGTCAAGCAAAATGGAACAAAGGACATCCTTTTCAGCGTAGAATCGGTTAA